In one Microbacterium invictum genomic region, the following are encoded:
- a CDS encoding PP2C family serine/threonine-protein phosphatase, whose amino-acid sequence MVFQGSSVAISHTGKVRSNNQDSGYAGSNLFVVADGMGGHAGGDVASSLAIERLRDLDDSFTSTSAAESALRDAIAETAQHLIDTVGVKPELAGMGTTVSALLMVDDYAVIAHIGDSRIYLYRNGALTQITTDHTFVQRLVDSGRITPEEARYHPRRSVLMRVLGDMDPDPEVDTFIMPTQPGDRWLLCSDGLSGVVDDAHTAKALGLGLAPGRTADSLLKQALDGGAPDNVTIVLVDVGGQHPVFFGTPTIVGSASNPIGVEVPAARPGRSSWLHPNRGAANEPTHFEPDAEFLEELIEEDRRRARRRRIAWFAGLILVIAALATTLILAYQWTQTRYFVGADDDTVVIYRGVQQDIGPLPLSTPYEDTGIDLSDLPPFTRTTVERTISADSLDEARTIADRLRIAAEANS is encoded by the coding sequence ATGGTCTTCCAAGGCTCGAGCGTCGCGATCTCGCACACCGGCAAGGTGCGCTCCAACAACCAGGACTCCGGCTACGCCGGATCCAACCTCTTCGTCGTCGCCGACGGCATGGGCGGCCACGCCGGGGGCGATGTCGCCTCGAGCCTCGCCATCGAACGCCTCCGCGATCTCGACGACTCGTTCACCTCGACCTCGGCCGCCGAGAGCGCGCTGCGCGACGCCATCGCCGAGACCGCGCAGCACCTGATCGACACCGTCGGGGTCAAACCCGAGCTCGCCGGTATGGGAACCACCGTCAGCGCGCTGCTGATGGTGGACGATTACGCCGTGATCGCCCACATCGGCGACTCGCGGATCTATCTGTACCGCAACGGCGCGCTGACCCAGATCACGACCGACCACACCTTCGTGCAGCGCCTGGTCGACTCCGGCCGCATCACCCCCGAGGAGGCGCGCTACCACCCGCGCCGCTCGGTGCTCATGCGGGTGCTCGGCGACATGGATCCCGACCCCGAGGTCGACACGTTCATCATGCCCACCCAACCCGGCGACCGGTGGCTGCTGTGCTCCGACGGACTGTCGGGCGTCGTCGACGACGCCCACACCGCCAAGGCCCTCGGACTCGGGCTCGCCCCGGGCCGCACCGCGGACTCGCTGCTGAAGCAGGCCCTCGACGGCGGAGCCCCCGACAACGTCACGATCGTCCTGGTCGACGTCGGCGGGCAGCATCCGGTCTTCTTCGGCACCCCCACGATCGTCGGTTCCGCCTCCAACCCCATCGGAGTCGAGGTGCCCGCCGCCCGTCCCGGGCGCAGCAGCTGGCTGCACCCCAACCGCGGCGCGGCGAACGAACCCACCCACTTCGAGCCTGACGCCGAGTTCCTCGAAGAGCTCATCGAAGAAGACCGCCGCCGCGCCCGCCGGCGCCGGATCGCCTGGTTCGCGGGGCTGATCCTCGTGATCGCAGCCCTCGCGACGACGTTGATCCTGGCCTACCAGTGGACGCAGACCCGCTACTTCGTCGGCGCCGACGACGACACCGTCGTCATCTACCGCGGCGTGCAGCAGGACATCGGCCCCCTGCCGCTGTCGACCCCCTACGAGGACACCGGCATCGACCTGTCCGACCTTCCCCCGTTCACGCGCACCACCGTCGAGCGGACGATCTCGGCCGACTCGCTCGACGAGGCGCGGACGATCGCCGACCGATTGCGCATCGCCGCGGAGGCGAACTCATGA
- a CDS encoding FHA domain-containing protein — MSELTLLLLRIGFLVLLWFFVFAVVYSLRADLFGMKARKMPEPAAAAAAPAGPAVTKSPASPSAMTEPVARARPAAAAAPAAPQKGGPATPTTVSRIVITSGPKAGLELPLGTEPLTIGRSSESGLVIRDDYTSSHHARIMLWGNQWMLQDLDSTNGTWHDGARVSAPVAITVGAPIRVGATTFELRK; from the coding sequence GTGAGTGAACTGACCCTGCTGCTGCTGCGCATCGGCTTCCTGGTGCTGCTGTGGTTCTTCGTCTTCGCGGTGGTCTATTCGCTGCGCGCCGACCTGTTCGGCATGAAGGCCCGGAAGATGCCCGAGCCCGCGGCCGCCGCGGCGGCGCCTGCGGGGCCCGCGGTGACGAAGTCGCCCGCCTCGCCGTCGGCGATGACCGAACCCGTCGCCCGCGCCCGCCCGGCCGCGGCCGCCGCACCCGCCGCTCCCCAGAAGGGGGGCCCGGCGACCCCGACCACCGTGTCGCGCATCGTCATCACCAGCGGCCCGAAGGCCGGCCTCGAGCTGCCGCTCGGCACCGAGCCGCTCACGATCGGGCGCTCGAGCGAATCGGGCCTGGTGATCCGCGACGACTACACCTCGAGCCACCACGCCCGCATCATGCTCTGGGGCAACCAGTGGATGCTGCAGGATCTCGATTCCACCAACGGCACCTGGCACGACGGCGCCCGCGTGTCGGCGCCCGTCGCCATCACCGTCGGTGCGCCCATCCGCGTCGGGGCGACCACGTTCGAGCTCCGGAAGTAG
- a CDS encoding DUF3662 and FHA domain-containing protein, with the protein MGLLDSFEKGLERAVNSAFAKTFRSGIQPVEIASALRSELDKKAAVVSRDRILTPHTFTVRLAPSDEERMRAIGPALGEELQSLVHKHARAQGYSFAGPVTITLERDDQLSTGTLRVDSSSAEGAVSWRGVIDVEGKRHPLTKGRTVIGRGSDADVTISDAGTSRKHVEVLWDGERAMVRDLGSTNGTLLNGSRVSEAPLSPDSTITIGRTDIVFRVVAQAVPPRPSRPAPDATRAFDIREQGPLP; encoded by the coding sequence GTGGGACTACTAGACAGCTTCGAGAAGGGACTCGAACGCGCCGTCAACAGCGCCTTCGCCAAGACCTTCCGTAGCGGGATCCAGCCTGTCGAGATCGCGTCCGCGCTCCGCAGCGAACTGGACAAGAAGGCCGCCGTCGTCAGCCGCGACCGCATCCTCACCCCGCACACGTTCACGGTGCGCCTGGCCCCGAGCGACGAGGAGCGCATGCGCGCGATCGGCCCCGCCCTGGGCGAGGAGCTGCAGTCGCTGGTGCACAAGCACGCCCGCGCTCAGGGGTACAGCTTCGCCGGCCCGGTCACGATCACCCTCGAGCGCGACGACCAGCTCTCCACCGGCACGCTCCGCGTCGACAGCTCCAGCGCCGAGGGCGCGGTGTCGTGGCGCGGCGTGATCGACGTCGAGGGCAAGCGCCACCCGCTCACGAAGGGCCGCACCGTGATCGGCCGGGGCAGCGACGCCGACGTCACCATCTCGGATGCCGGGACGAGCCGAAAGCACGTCGAGGTGCTGTGGGACGGCGAGCGCGCGATGGTCCGCGACCTCGGCTCGACCAACGGCACGCTGCTGAACGGCAGCCGCGTCAGCGAGGCGCCGCTCTCTCCGGATTCGACCATCACGATCGGACGAACCGATATCGTCTTCCGCGTGGTGGCGCAGGCGGTACCTCCGCGGCCGTCCCGGCCGGCTCCCGACGCCACGCGCGCCTTCGACATCCGCGAACAGGGGCCGCTGCCGTGA
- the fdhA gene encoding formaldehyde dehydrogenase, glutathione-independent, protein MSTNRAVAYKGPGVVEVIDTAYPEFELKDGPGVNPANVGRKVPHGAILRTVSTNICGSDQHMVRGRTTAPEGLVLGHEITGEVVEVGPDVEFIKVGDIVSVPFNIACGRCRNCKEGKTGICLNVNPDRPGSAYGYVDMGGWVGGQAEFVLVPYADWNLLKFPDREQALEKILDLTMLSDIFPTGFHGAYTAGVGPGSTVYIAGAGPVGLAAAVGAQLLGAAVVIVGDLNEERLAQARSFGAETVDVSKGDPKDQIEQILGVPEVDCAVDAVGFEARGHGADAAHEAPATVLNSLMDLTAAGGALGIPGLYVTGDPGGVDDAAKVGSLSLRLGLGWAKSLSFTTGQCPVMKYNRQLMMAILHDKVQIAQAVNATPIALDDAPRGYEEFDQGAARKYVLNPNGYIKAA, encoded by the coding sequence ATGTCAACGAACAGGGCTGTCGCATACAAGGGTCCCGGGGTGGTCGAGGTGATCGACACCGCGTATCCGGAGTTCGAGCTCAAGGACGGGCCGGGCGTGAACCCGGCGAACGTCGGCCGGAAGGTTCCGCACGGCGCGATTCTCCGGACGGTGTCGACGAACATCTGCGGATCGGACCAGCACATGGTGCGCGGTCGCACGACGGCGCCCGAGGGCCTCGTCCTCGGACACGAGATCACCGGTGAGGTCGTCGAGGTCGGCCCCGACGTCGAGTTCATCAAAGTCGGAGACATCGTCTCGGTCCCCTTCAACATCGCATGCGGCCGTTGCCGCAACTGCAAAGAGGGCAAGACCGGCATCTGCCTCAACGTCAACCCCGATCGGCCGGGAAGCGCCTACGGCTACGTCGACATGGGCGGCTGGGTGGGTGGCCAGGCCGAGTTCGTGCTCGTGCCCTACGCCGACTGGAACCTGCTGAAGTTCCCCGATCGCGAGCAGGCGCTGGAGAAGATCCTCGACCTGACGATGCTCTCGGACATCTTCCCGACGGGGTTCCACGGCGCCTACACGGCGGGGGTCGGACCGGGCTCGACGGTGTACATCGCCGGCGCAGGACCGGTCGGGCTCGCCGCCGCCGTCGGTGCGCAGCTGCTGGGTGCGGCGGTCGTCATCGTCGGAGACCTCAACGAGGAACGGCTCGCGCAGGCCCGCTCGTTCGGCGCCGAGACCGTCGACGTGTCGAAGGGCGACCCGAAGGATCAGATCGAGCAGATCCTCGGGGTGCCCGAAGTGGATTGCGCCGTCGACGCCGTCGGTTTCGAAGCACGCGGGCACGGGGCCGACGCGGCGCACGAGGCACCGGCGACGGTGCTGAACTCGCTCATGGACCTCACTGCCGCCGGCGGCGCACTCGGCATCCCCGGTCTCTACGTCACGGGCGATCCCGGCGGCGTGGACGACGCGGCGAAGGTCGGGTCGCTGTCGCTGAGGCTCGGTCTCGGGTGGGCGAAGTCGCTGTCGTTCACGACGGGACAGTGCCCGGTGATGAAGTACAACCGGCAGCTCATGATGGCGATCCTCCACGACAAGGTGCAGATCGCGCAGGCAGTGAATGCGACCCCCATCGCGCTGGATGACGCGCCCCGGGGCTACGAGGAGTTCGATCAGGGCGCCGCGCGCAAGTACGTGCTGAACCCGAACGGATACATCAAGGCCGCGTGA
- a CDS encoding helix-turn-helix transcriptional regulator — MDRAALADFLRRRRESLRPQDVGLGPGVRRRAAGLRREEVASLALMSTDYYTRLEQQRGPQPSDQILASLARALRLTADERDYLYRMAGHAVPDRVSAMSHVAPALQRVLDRLDDTPALIISRLGETLAQNALALTLLGDHRGETGWSRYEVYRWFTRPATERAHYPAADHDRQSRALVAGLRDAYGALGAGSTAGDLARELERVSAEFADLWERQEVAHRFADHKVLIHPEVGEIEVDCQVLYTDDRGQALLVLTAVPGSADEEKIRLLGVVGAQDFAGGDR; from the coding sequence ATGGACCGCGCCGCCCTCGCCGATTTCCTCCGTCGTCGCCGCGAGAGCCTCCGTCCGCAGGACGTGGGTCTCGGACCGGGGGTGAGGCGCCGTGCCGCGGGACTGCGCCGCGAGGAGGTGGCATCGCTCGCCCTGATGTCGACCGACTACTACACGCGTCTCGAGCAGCAGCGGGGACCCCAGCCGAGCGACCAGATCCTCGCATCCCTCGCGCGGGCTCTCCGGCTGACCGCGGACGAGCGCGACTACCTCTATCGGATGGCGGGGCACGCGGTGCCCGATCGGGTCAGCGCCATGTCGCATGTCGCGCCAGCCCTCCAGCGCGTGCTCGATCGGCTCGACGACACCCCCGCGCTGATCATCTCGCGCCTCGGCGAGACGCTGGCCCAGAACGCCCTCGCCCTCACCCTGCTCGGCGACCACCGCGGCGAGACGGGGTGGAGCCGATACGAGGTGTACCGATGGTTCACCCGTCCGGCGACCGAGCGCGCCCACTACCCGGCTGCCGACCACGACCGCCAGAGCCGGGCGCTCGTCGCGGGGCTCCGCGATGCGTACGGGGCGCTGGGAGCGGGCTCGACCGCGGGCGACCTCGCGCGGGAGCTCGAACGGGTCAGTGCGGAGTTCGCCGATCTGTGGGAGCGCCAGGAGGTCGCGCACCGCTTCGCCGACCACAAGGTGCTGATCCATCCCGAGGTGGGGGAGATCGAGGTGGACTGCCAGGTGCTCTACACGGACGATCGCGGGCAGGCCCTCCTCGTGCTCACGGCTGTTCCGGGATCGGCGGACGAGGAGAAGATCCGGCTGCTCGGCGTCGTCGGCGCGCAGGACTTCGCCGGCGGCGACCGCTGA
- a CDS encoding SDR family oxidoreductase: MRIHGNVIFIPGATSGIGLALAERLHDEGNTVIVGGRRADILDDIAARHPGIDTVVIDVADPASITRAAGEVLARHPDLNVLVTMAGIMRVEDWTTASGFVHSAEEVVTTNLLGTIRLIGAFVEHLQTRPDATIMTVSSGLAFTPLRTTPSYNATKAAIHMLSETLRLQLAGTSVRIMELEPPSVATDLLPGHRDEASAMPLDAFIDEVIDILRENPDATEVQVERVKFLRYGEARGDYPEVVAALNAPA, encoded by the coding sequence ATGCGAATCCACGGAAACGTCATCTTCATCCCCGGTGCCACGAGCGGGATCGGCCTCGCGCTCGCGGAGCGACTGCACGACGAGGGCAACACCGTCATCGTCGGCGGGCGCCGCGCAGACATCCTCGACGACATCGCCGCCCGGCATCCCGGCATCGACACCGTGGTGATCGACGTCGCGGACCCCGCCTCGATCACCCGAGCGGCGGGCGAGGTCCTCGCGCGGCATCCGGATCTGAATGTCCTCGTGACGATGGCGGGCATCATGCGCGTGGAGGACTGGACGACCGCGAGCGGTTTCGTTCACAGTGCCGAGGAGGTCGTCACGACCAACCTCCTCGGCACCATCCGACTCATCGGCGCCTTCGTCGAGCATCTGCAGACCAGGCCGGACGCGACGATCATGACCGTGTCGTCGGGCCTCGCCTTCACGCCGCTTCGCACGACACCCAGCTACAACGCCACGAAGGCGGCCATCCACATGCTGAGCGAAACCCTGCGGCTGCAGCTGGCCGGCACCTCGGTGCGGATCATGGAGCTCGAGCCGCCGTCGGTGGCCACCGACCTCTTGCCCGGCCACCGGGACGAGGCATCGGCGATGCCGCTCGACGCGTTCATCGACGAGGTCATCGACATCCTGCGCGAGAACCCGGATGCGACCGAGGTGCAGGTCGAGCGGGTGAAGTTCCTCCGTTACGGCGAGGCGCGCGGCGACTACCCGGAGGTGGTCGCCGCGCTCAACGCCCCGGCGTGA
- a CDS encoding ABC transporter permease, whose product MTTHVVGDTAALTGRSLRHILRSPDTIVTTAVMPIAFLLLFVFVFGGAIQTGGESYVDYLLPGILLITVASGVAYTAYRLFLDLQGGIFERFQSMPIARSSVLWAHVLTSVVANAVSLAVVVAVALVIGFRSPASVGAWLAVGGILLLFTLALTWLAVIAGLSAKTVDGASAFSYPLIFLPFLSSAFVPTDTMPGPVRWFAEYQPVTSIVNAIRALLAGDTPGADLWIALAWCVGILVAAYLGAALAYRRRFR is encoded by the coding sequence ATGACCACGCACGTCGTCGGCGACACCGCCGCGCTCACCGGACGGTCGCTCCGCCACATCCTGCGCAGCCCCGACACGATCGTCACCACCGCGGTGATGCCGATCGCCTTCCTGCTGCTGTTCGTCTTCGTCTTCGGCGGGGCCATCCAGACGGGCGGCGAGTCGTACGTGGACTATCTCCTTCCCGGCATCCTGCTCATCACCGTGGCCTCGGGCGTCGCCTACACCGCCTACCGGCTCTTCCTCGATCTGCAGGGCGGGATCTTCGAGCGCTTCCAATCGATGCCCATCGCGCGGTCGTCGGTGCTGTGGGCGCACGTCCTCACCTCCGTCGTCGCGAATGCGGTGTCGCTGGCGGTGGTGGTCGCCGTGGCCCTCGTCATCGGATTCCGGAGCCCCGCGAGCGTCGGGGCGTGGCTCGCCGTCGGCGGCATCCTGCTGCTGTTCACCCTCGCCCTCACCTGGCTCGCGGTGATCGCGGGCCTCTCGGCGAAGACCGTCGACGGCGCGAGCGCGTTCTCGTACCCGCTGATCTTCCTGCCGTTCCTCAGCTCGGCGTTCGTGCCCACCGACACGATGCCCGGGCCGGTGCGGTGGTTCGCCGAATACCAGCCGGTGACCTCCATCGTCAACGCGATACGGGCCCTTCTGGCGGGCGACACCCCGGGCGCGGATCTGTGGATCGCCCTCGCCTGGTGCGTCGGGATCCTCGTGGCCGCCTACCTCGGCGCCGCGCTGGCGTACCGACGGCGGTTCCGCTGA
- a CDS encoding ABC transporter ATP-binding protein encodes MNTAATTADRPAVRIRGLEKAFGDLSVLKGVDLDVPSGTIYALLGSNGAGKTTAIRILATLLRADAGTVEVQGQDAATAAARVREAISLTGQFAAVDEVLTGRENLILVGRLRHVAEPGAVADGLLARFSLTDAGGRRVATYSGGMRRRLDIAMSLIGEPPVVLLDEPTTGLDPQARIEVWDAVRELARGGTTILLTTQYLDEAEQLADRIAILHEGRIIAEGTLDDLKRRFPPARVEYVEKQPTLEEIFLAIVGGKDTP; translated from the coding sequence GTGAACACCGCGGCGACAACGGCGGATCGCCCCGCGGTGCGGATCCGCGGGCTCGAGAAGGCCTTCGGCGACCTCTCCGTGCTGAAGGGCGTCGATCTCGACGTGCCGTCCGGCACGATCTACGCCCTGCTCGGCTCCAACGGCGCGGGCAAGACGACCGCGATCCGCATCCTCGCCACCCTGCTCCGCGCCGACGCGGGCACCGTCGAGGTCCAGGGACAGGATGCCGCGACCGCGGCCGCGCGCGTGAGAGAGGCGATCAGCCTCACCGGCCAGTTCGCCGCAGTGGACGAGGTGCTCACCGGCCGCGAGAACCTCATCCTCGTCGGGAGGCTGCGTCATGTCGCCGAGCCGGGAGCCGTGGCGGACGGGCTGCTCGCCCGGTTCTCGCTGACGGATGCGGGCGGCCGGCGCGTCGCGACCTACTCCGGCGGGATGCGACGGCGCCTCGACATCGCGATGAGCCTCATCGGCGAGCCGCCCGTCGTGCTCCTCGACGAGCCGACCACGGGATTGGATCCGCAGGCTCGCATCGAGGTGTGGGATGCCGTCCGCGAACTCGCCCGGGGTGGCACGACCATCCTCCTCACCACCCAGTACCTCGACGAGGCCGAGCAGCTGGCCGACCGCATCGCGATCCTCCACGAGGGCCGCATCATCGCCGAAGGCACCCTCGACGACCTCAAGCGACGGTTTCCGCCGGCGCGCGTGGAGTACGTCGAGAAGCAGCCGACCCTCGAGGAGATCTTCCTCGCGATCGTCGGCGGAAAGGACACCCCATGA
- a CDS encoding DUF1048 domain-containing protein — protein sequence MTNWIEWVTGSLADKRRWRAYRARVEALPAPYRTAAKGVERYLMYNGGTDQGELLLQMFDDLAELFEGAAADGTPVREIVGDDPVEFVDTFKSNYGIGSWITKEQKRLTAAIEQAEKEETS from the coding sequence ATGACCAACTGGATCGAATGGGTGACCGGCTCACTCGCCGACAAACGCCGCTGGCGCGCCTACCGCGCCCGCGTCGAGGCGCTGCCGGCCCCGTACCGCACCGCCGCCAAGGGCGTCGAGCGCTACCTCATGTACAACGGCGGCACCGATCAGGGCGAACTGCTGCTGCAGATGTTCGACGACCTGGCCGAGCTCTTCGAGGGCGCCGCCGCCGACGGCACGCCGGTGCGCGAGATCGTCGGCGACGACCCGGTCGAATTCGTCGACACCTTCAAATCCAACTACGGCATCGGCTCGTGGATCACCAAGGAGCAGAAGCGGCTGACCGCGGCGATCGAGCAGGCCGAGAAGGAGGAGACGTCGTGA
- a CDS encoding PadR family transcriptional regulator: MGKQTTEMLKGILEGIVLAILATRRAYGYEITTWLRDQGFTDIAEGTVYALLVRIEQRGLVDVQKVPSEKGPPRKVYSLNAAGRDYLDEFWRTWSFLSERLQQLREGGSS; the protein is encoded by the coding sequence ATGGGCAAGCAGACCACCGAGATGCTGAAGGGCATCCTCGAGGGGATCGTGCTCGCGATCCTGGCCACCCGTCGCGCCTACGGCTACGAGATCACCACGTGGCTGCGCGACCAGGGTTTCACCGACATCGCCGAGGGCACCGTGTACGCGCTCCTCGTGCGCATCGAGCAGCGCGGGCTGGTCGATGTCCAGAAGGTGCCGTCGGAGAAGGGCCCGCCGCGCAAGGTCTACAGCCTCAACGCCGCGGGCCGCGACTACCTCGACGAGTTCTGGAGGACCTGGAGCTTCCTCTCCGAACGACTGCAACAGCTCCGCGAAGGGGGATCATCATGA
- a CDS encoding GNAT family N-acetyltransferase, producing the protein MGHIELRELDDDDLDAVFEMMRDPAAVELAAFTADDPDDRGAFDRWTARIRSDDDVLYRVVTEDGAFAGAVGSFTVDGDREVTYWIARHAWGRGVATQALRLLVSREPVRPLFARVAVHNAASRAVLTRCGFTEVSRTTSFAPGVGRDVEEAVYTLLPVLDGN; encoded by the coding sequence GTGGGCCACATCGAACTGCGAGAGCTCGACGACGACGATCTCGACGCCGTGTTCGAGATGATGCGCGACCCCGCCGCGGTCGAACTGGCCGCCTTCACCGCGGACGATCCGGATGATCGCGGCGCCTTCGATCGCTGGACAGCGCGCATCCGCAGCGACGACGACGTGCTCTACCGCGTCGTCACCGAAGACGGTGCCTTCGCGGGAGCCGTCGGGTCGTTCACCGTCGACGGTGACCGCGAGGTGACCTACTGGATCGCGCGGCATGCGTGGGGGAGAGGCGTGGCGACGCAGGCGCTGCGCCTTTTGGTCTCGCGCGAGCCCGTGCGTCCGCTCTTCGCGCGCGTGGCCGTGCACAACGCCGCGTCCCGTGCGGTCCTCACCCGATGCGGCTTCACCGAGGTGTCCCGGACGACGTCGTTCGCTCCGGGCGTCGGGCGCGACGTCGAAGAAGCCGTCTACACGCTGCTCCCCGTCCTCGACGGCAACTGA
- a CDS encoding GntR family transcriptional regulator: MSDTAFTPLTPREGAALGDDVYAVLGEAILRGTLRPGDRLRDVELASRLGVSRTPVREALQRLERLGLIEVAANKYTRVSAPHPDAYAHTTEFMTYVAGDAAILGLARATEQEHADLVDAVDALIDCSERDDGLGILGSTTAFYQLLIRATANRVFITIMREAGLALQRNLQGWTKPDEDVEVRTARYRSLREAVVARDGHAAERLLMELNHLPSPCGPDPR, from the coding sequence ATGTCAGACACCGCCTTCACACCGCTGACGCCCCGCGAGGGAGCGGCCCTCGGCGACGACGTCTACGCGGTGCTGGGCGAGGCCATTCTGCGGGGCACCCTGCGACCGGGCGACCGCCTCCGCGACGTCGAACTCGCCTCGCGCCTCGGCGTCTCCCGAACCCCGGTGCGCGAGGCCCTGCAGCGCCTCGAGCGCCTCGGTCTCATCGAGGTCGCGGCGAACAAGTACACCCGGGTGAGCGCGCCGCATCCCGACGCCTACGCCCACACCACCGAGTTCATGACCTACGTCGCCGGGGACGCGGCCATCCTCGGGCTGGCGCGCGCGACCGAGCAGGAGCACGCCGACCTGGTCGACGCCGTGGACGCCCTCATCGACTGCTCGGAGCGCGACGACGGCCTGGGGATCCTGGGGAGCACGACCGCCTTCTATCAGCTGCTGATCCGCGCGACGGCCAACCGGGTGTTCATCACGATCATGCGGGAGGCCGGCCTCGCCCTGCAGCGGAACCTCCAGGGGTGGACGAAGCCCGACGAGGACGTCGAGGTCCGCACCGCGCGCTACCGGAGCCTGCGGGAGGCCGTCGTCGCCCGCGACGGCCACGCGGCCGAACGCCTGCTGATGGAGCTGAACCACCTCCCGTCCCCCTGCGGGCCAGACCCTCGGTAG
- a CDS encoding cold-shock protein, whose protein sequence is MSTQGTVKWFNSEKGFGFIAPDDGSADVFAHYSAIEASGYRSLEENQRVEFDVVQGPKGLQAESIRPL, encoded by the coding sequence ATGAGCACGCAGGGCACGGTCAAGTGGTTCAACTCCGAGAAGGGCTTCGGTTTCATCGCACCGGATGACGGGAGCGCCGACGTGTTCGCGCACTACTCGGCCATCGAGGCCAGCGGATACCGTTCCCTCGAGGAGAATCAGCGCGTGGAGTTCGACGTCGTGCAGGGTCCGAAGGGCCTGCAGGCCGAGAGCATCCGCCCTCTCTGA